The following proteins are encoded in a genomic region of Ammospiza caudacuta isolate bAmmCau1 chromosome 3, bAmmCau1.pri, whole genome shotgun sequence:
- the NVL gene encoding nuclear valosin-containing protein-like isoform X2, whose product MRYRPGRVSDPRLKQRIKQYLASSKCGQYVDIGILASDLQKTYSVDYGRRKRNAFRIQVAKVFEIISNEKEREDLAVLESEHVAKRARQQEKNDTTGSGTDDSDYDDYPEDLSTNHMNSSLLSLYKKGNPDSVPSTPKNEPLETSPCVRTAPQTSTLTPEPRDDRPSSDGGWFIDKTPDGKDFFIDLSEDGEGEEKKLISEKSTDFSVLESERKKTKGRRAKRKRGEFPDVDGEIESMLLKKVRNKGSELYHPSVKFEDVGGNDETLKEICKMLLHIRHPEVYTHLGVVPPRGFLLHGPPGCGKTLLAQAIAGELELPMLKVAATEIVSGVSGESEQKLRELFEQAVSSAPCVLFIDEIDAITPKREVASKDMERRIVAQFLTCMDDLNNVAATTQVLVIGATNRPDSLDPALRRAGRFDREICLGIPDEGAREKILQTLCRRLKLPESFSFRHLARLTPGYVGADLMALCREAAMGTVSRVLITPEEPEEKHTHSGGSTAEGTPGIGADTLEEKGTDQPELPPKDELQRLLDLLKEQGPLPEEQLQKLCIEMNDFIVALLSVQPSAKREGFVTVPDVTWADIGALEDVREELTMAILAPVRNPEQFKALGLTTPAGVLLAGPPGCGKTLLAKAVANESGLNFISVKGPELLNMYVGESERAVRQVFQRARNSAPCVIFFDEVDALCPRRSDRESGASVRVVNQLLTEMDGLQQRQQVFIMAATNRPDIIDPAILRPGRLDKTLYVGLPPPADRLAILKTITKDGTRPPLGRDVSLEEIAYSEHCDCYTGADLSALVREASICALRQEMALQNTQSKTEIKISRKHFEEAFRKVKSSVSKQDQIMYEELQKSLCR is encoded by the exons taTCTTGCAAGTAGCAAATGTGGGCAGTATGTTGACATTGGAATTCTAGCATCTGATTTGCAGAAAACCTACAG tgtaGATTATGGAcgaagaaaaagaaatgccttTAGAATACAAGTTGCAAAAG TGTTTGAAATAATCAGCAATGAAAAGGAGCGTGAAGATTTGGCAGTTTTAGAATCTGAGCATGTGGCAAAAAGAGCAagacagcaagagaaaaatga CACTACTGGAAGTGGCACAGATGACTCTGACTATGATGATTATCCAGAAGATTTA TCTACAAATCACATGAACAGTTCCCTGCTGAGCTTGTACAAGAAAGGAAATCCTGATTCTGTTCCATCCACTCCAAAAAATGAGCCACTGGAGACCTCTCCTTGTGTGAGAACAGCACCTCAAACAAGCACCCTCACTCCAGAACCCAGAGATGACAGACCAAGCTCTGATGGTGGCTGGTTCATTGATAAAACTCCTGATGGGAAAGACTTCTTCATTGACCTTTCTGAGGAtggagaaggagaggaaaagaaactgaTTTCTGAG AAATCAACAGACTTTTCTGTCTTGGAGAGTGAAAGAAAGAAGACAAAGGGCAGGagagcaaaaaggaaaagaggagaatTTCCAGATGTAGATGGAGAAATTGAATCCATGTTACTTAAGAAAG TGAGAAATAAGGGGTCAGAGCTTTACCACCCTTCAGTGAAGTTTGAGGATGTAGGAGGCAATGATGAAACATTAAAG GAAATCTGCAAGATGCTCCTTCACATCCGTCACCCTGAGGTCTACACCCACCTAGGGGTGGTTCCACCCCGGGGCTTCCTTCTGCATGGGCCCCCTGGGTGTGGGAAGACTCTGCTGGCCCAGGCAATTGCTGGG gagctggagctcccaATGTTGAAGGTGGCAGCAACAGAGATTGTGTCTGGAGTGTCAGGGGAATCTGAGCAGAAACTGAGGGAGCTCTTTGAGCAGGCTGTG TCCAGTGCTCCCTGTGTCCTGTTCATTGACGAGATCGATGCCATCACCCCCAAGAGAGAGGTTGCATCCAAGGACATGGAGAGGAGGATTGTGGCTCAGTTCCTGACCTGCATGGATG ACTTGAATAATGTGGCTGCCACTACCCAGGTCCTTGTTATTGGAGCAACAAACAGACCTGACTCCCTGGACCCTGCActgaggagagctgggagaTTTGACAGAGAAATTTGTTTAGGGATCCCAGATGAAGGGGCAAGAGAGAA AATTCTCCAGACTCTGTGTCGCAGGCTGAAGCTCCCGGAGTCGTTTTCGTTCCGGCACTTGGCGCGGCTGACTCCGGGCTACGTGGGGGCTGACCTGATGGCCCTGTGCAGGGAGGCAGCCATGGGCACGGTCAGCAGGGTCCTCATAACACCTGAGGAGCCTGaggaaaaacacacacactCTGGGGGGAGCACTGCTGAAGGAACCCCAGGGATAGGAGCAGATACCCTGGAGGAAAAGGGCACCGACCAACCAGAGCTTCCACCGAAG GATGAATTGCAGAGACTTTTGGATTTGCTGAAGGAGCAAGGCCCCTtgcctgaggagcagctgcagaagctGTGCATTGAGATGAATGATTTTATTGTTGCTCTGCTATCAGTGCAGCCCTCTGCCAAGAGAGAAGGCTTTGTCACAGTCCCTGATGTGACATGGGCAGACATTGGAGCCCTGGAGGACGTTCGGGAGGAGCTGACTATGGCAATATTG GCACCTGTGAGAAACCCAGAGCAGTTCAAAGCTCTGGGCCTGACTACTCCAGCTGGTGTCCTGCTTGCAGGGCCTCCAGGGTGTGGCAAAACACTGTTAGCTAAG GCTGTGGCAAACGAGTCTGGACTGAACTTCATATCTGTGAAAGGTCCTGAGCTCCTAAATATG TACGTGGGTGAAAGCGAGCGCGCCGTACGCCAGGTGTTCCAGAGGGCCCGGAATTCTGCCCCCTGTGTGATTTTCTTTGATGAAGTTGATGCTTTGTGCCCTCGCAGGTCTGACCGTGAG TCAGGAGCCAGCGTGCGGGTGGTGAACCAGCTCCTCACCGAGATGGACGGGCTGCAGCAGCGACAGCAGGTTTTCATTATGGCTGCCACCAACAGGCCAG ATATCATTGACCCAGCTATCCTGAGGCCTGGTAGGCTGGATAAAACACTCTATGTGGGTTTGCCACCACCTGCAGATCGACTTGCTATTCTAAAAACCATCACCAAA GATGGCACCAGGCctcccctgggcagggatgtgaGCCTGGAGGAAATTGCTTACAGTGAGCACTGTGATTGTTACAC AGGGGCAGACCTTTCAGCTCTGGTGCGTGAGGCTTCCATTTGTGCCTTGAGACAGGAAATGGCCCTGCAGAATACTCAAAGCAAAACAG AAATCAAGATTTCTCGTAAACACTTTGAAGAAGCTTTCAGGAAAGTGAAGTCTTCAGTGTCCAAACAG GATCAAATAATGTATGAAGAGCTGCAGAAGTCACTGTGCAGGTGA
- the NVL gene encoding nuclear valosin-containing protein-like isoform X1 — MRYRPGRVSDPRLKQRIKQYLASSKCGQYVDIGILASDLQKTYSVDYGRRKRNAFRIQVAKVFEIISNEKEREDLAVLESEHVAKRARQQEKNDTTGSGTDDSDYDDYPEDLSTNHMNSSLLSLYKKGNPDSVPSTPKNEPLETSPCVRTAPQTSTLTPEPRDDRPSSDGGWFIDKTPDGKDFFIDLSEDGEGEEKKLISEKSTDFSVLESERKKTKGRRAKRKRGEFPDVDGEIESMLLKKVRNKGSELYHPSVKFEDVGGNDETLKEICKMLLHIRHPEVYTHLGVVPPRGFLLHGPPGCGKTLLAQAIAGELELPMLKVAATEIVSGVSGESEQKLRELFEQAVSSAPCVLFIDEIDAITPKREVASKDMERRIVAQFLTCMDDLNNVAATTQVLVIGATNRPDSLDPALRRAGRFDREICLGIPDEGAREKILQTLCRRLKLPESFSFRHLARLTPGYVGADLMALCREAAMGTVSRVLITPEEPEEKHTHSGGSTAEGTPGIGADTLEEKGTDQPELPPKDELQRLLDLLKEQGPLPEEQLQKLCIEMNDFIVALLSVQPSAKREGFVTVPDVTWADIGALEDVREELTMAILAPVRNPEQFKALGLTTPAGVLLAGPPGCGKTLLAKAVANESGLNFISVKGPELLNMYVGESERAVRQVFQRARNSAPCVIFFDEVDALCPRRSDRESGASVRVVNQLLTEMDGLQQRQQVFIMAATNRPDIIDPAILRPGRLDKTLYVGLPPPADRLAILKTITKDGTRPPLGRDVSLEEIAYSEHCDCYTGADLSALVREASICALRQEMALQNTQSKTAEIKISRKHFEEAFRKVKSSVSKQDQIMYEELQKSLCR; from the exons taTCTTGCAAGTAGCAAATGTGGGCAGTATGTTGACATTGGAATTCTAGCATCTGATTTGCAGAAAACCTACAG tgtaGATTATGGAcgaagaaaaagaaatgccttTAGAATACAAGTTGCAAAAG TGTTTGAAATAATCAGCAATGAAAAGGAGCGTGAAGATTTGGCAGTTTTAGAATCTGAGCATGTGGCAAAAAGAGCAagacagcaagagaaaaatga CACTACTGGAAGTGGCACAGATGACTCTGACTATGATGATTATCCAGAAGATTTA TCTACAAATCACATGAACAGTTCCCTGCTGAGCTTGTACAAGAAAGGAAATCCTGATTCTGTTCCATCCACTCCAAAAAATGAGCCACTGGAGACCTCTCCTTGTGTGAGAACAGCACCTCAAACAAGCACCCTCACTCCAGAACCCAGAGATGACAGACCAAGCTCTGATGGTGGCTGGTTCATTGATAAAACTCCTGATGGGAAAGACTTCTTCATTGACCTTTCTGAGGAtggagaaggagaggaaaagaaactgaTTTCTGAG AAATCAACAGACTTTTCTGTCTTGGAGAGTGAAAGAAAGAAGACAAAGGGCAGGagagcaaaaaggaaaagaggagaatTTCCAGATGTAGATGGAGAAATTGAATCCATGTTACTTAAGAAAG TGAGAAATAAGGGGTCAGAGCTTTACCACCCTTCAGTGAAGTTTGAGGATGTAGGAGGCAATGATGAAACATTAAAG GAAATCTGCAAGATGCTCCTTCACATCCGTCACCCTGAGGTCTACACCCACCTAGGGGTGGTTCCACCCCGGGGCTTCCTTCTGCATGGGCCCCCTGGGTGTGGGAAGACTCTGCTGGCCCAGGCAATTGCTGGG gagctggagctcccaATGTTGAAGGTGGCAGCAACAGAGATTGTGTCTGGAGTGTCAGGGGAATCTGAGCAGAAACTGAGGGAGCTCTTTGAGCAGGCTGTG TCCAGTGCTCCCTGTGTCCTGTTCATTGACGAGATCGATGCCATCACCCCCAAGAGAGAGGTTGCATCCAAGGACATGGAGAGGAGGATTGTGGCTCAGTTCCTGACCTGCATGGATG ACTTGAATAATGTGGCTGCCACTACCCAGGTCCTTGTTATTGGAGCAACAAACAGACCTGACTCCCTGGACCCTGCActgaggagagctgggagaTTTGACAGAGAAATTTGTTTAGGGATCCCAGATGAAGGGGCAAGAGAGAA AATTCTCCAGACTCTGTGTCGCAGGCTGAAGCTCCCGGAGTCGTTTTCGTTCCGGCACTTGGCGCGGCTGACTCCGGGCTACGTGGGGGCTGACCTGATGGCCCTGTGCAGGGAGGCAGCCATGGGCACGGTCAGCAGGGTCCTCATAACACCTGAGGAGCCTGaggaaaaacacacacactCTGGGGGGAGCACTGCTGAAGGAACCCCAGGGATAGGAGCAGATACCCTGGAGGAAAAGGGCACCGACCAACCAGAGCTTCCACCGAAG GATGAATTGCAGAGACTTTTGGATTTGCTGAAGGAGCAAGGCCCCTtgcctgaggagcagctgcagaagctGTGCATTGAGATGAATGATTTTATTGTTGCTCTGCTATCAGTGCAGCCCTCTGCCAAGAGAGAAGGCTTTGTCACAGTCCCTGATGTGACATGGGCAGACATTGGAGCCCTGGAGGACGTTCGGGAGGAGCTGACTATGGCAATATTG GCACCTGTGAGAAACCCAGAGCAGTTCAAAGCTCTGGGCCTGACTACTCCAGCTGGTGTCCTGCTTGCAGGGCCTCCAGGGTGTGGCAAAACACTGTTAGCTAAG GCTGTGGCAAACGAGTCTGGACTGAACTTCATATCTGTGAAAGGTCCTGAGCTCCTAAATATG TACGTGGGTGAAAGCGAGCGCGCCGTACGCCAGGTGTTCCAGAGGGCCCGGAATTCTGCCCCCTGTGTGATTTTCTTTGATGAAGTTGATGCTTTGTGCCCTCGCAGGTCTGACCGTGAG TCAGGAGCCAGCGTGCGGGTGGTGAACCAGCTCCTCACCGAGATGGACGGGCTGCAGCAGCGACAGCAGGTTTTCATTATGGCTGCCACCAACAGGCCAG ATATCATTGACCCAGCTATCCTGAGGCCTGGTAGGCTGGATAAAACACTCTATGTGGGTTTGCCACCACCTGCAGATCGACTTGCTATTCTAAAAACCATCACCAAA GATGGCACCAGGCctcccctgggcagggatgtgaGCCTGGAGGAAATTGCTTACAGTGAGCACTGTGATTGTTACAC AGGGGCAGACCTTTCAGCTCTGGTGCGTGAGGCTTCCATTTGTGCCTTGAGACAGGAAATGGCCCTGCAGAATACTCAAAGCAAAACAG CAGAAATCAAGATTTCTCGTAAACACTTTGAAGAAGCTTTCAGGAAAGTGAAGTCTTCAGTGTCCAAACAG GATCAAATAATGTATGAAGAGCTGCAGAAGTCACTGTGCAGGTGA